From a single Shewanella donghaensis genomic region:
- the dusB gene encoding tRNA dihydrouridine synthase DusB: MQIGPYQLKNQLIVAPMAGVTDRAFRNLCLRYGAGLAVSEMLSSNPDVWDTDKSRQRMMHSGEEGVRSVQIAGADPDLMAAAAQFNVEQGAHIIDINMGCPAKKVNKRLAGSALMQDPQLVKEILQAVVSAVDVPVTLKIRTGWQPEHRNGVEIAHIAEDCGIASLAVHGRTRQCMYKGFAEYDTIKAIKQNVSIPVVANGDIDSPEKAKFVLDYTGADAVMVGRGAQGRPWIFREIHHYLETGNKLPPVEASEQREIMLEHLSELYKLYGEYKGIRFARKHMGWYLNQEEQRQFRADFNRLETVEQQYSLVECYFDELVNF; encoded by the coding sequence ATGCAAATTGGCCCGTATCAACTGAAAAATCAGCTGATCGTGGCACCAATGGCAGGTGTCACCGATCGCGCTTTTCGAAACCTCTGTTTACGCTATGGCGCAGGTCTAGCGGTTTCAGAAATGCTTTCATCGAATCCTGATGTTTGGGATACCGATAAAAGCCGCCAGCGCATGATGCATTCTGGTGAAGAAGGTGTTCGTTCAGTACAAATTGCAGGTGCAGATCCTGATTTAATGGCCGCGGCCGCCCAGTTCAATGTTGAACAAGGTGCCCACATCATTGATATCAATATGGGTTGCCCCGCTAAAAAAGTGAATAAGAGGCTTGCAGGCTCAGCATTAATGCAAGATCCCCAGCTGGTAAAAGAGATTTTACAGGCTGTTGTTAGTGCAGTTGATGTACCCGTAACGCTAAAGATTCGCACAGGCTGGCAACCTGAACATCGTAATGGTGTTGAAATTGCTCATATTGCCGAAGATTGTGGCATTGCCTCTTTAGCCGTTCACGGACGCACGAGGCAGTGTATGTATAAAGGTTTTGCCGAATACGACACTATCAAAGCAATAAAACAAAATGTCTCAATCCCTGTTGTTGCCAATGGAGATATCGACAGTCCAGAGAAAGCTAAGTTCGTCTTAGATTACACTGGCGCCGATGCTGTAATGGTAGGACGAGGAGCCCAAGGCAGACCGTGGATTTTTAGAGAAATCCACCACTACTTGGAAACAGGTAACAAATTACCGCCAGTTGAGGCGAGCGAGCAGCGAGAAATCATGCTCGAACATCTTAGCGAATTGTACAAATTGTACGGCGAGTACAAAGGTATCCGATTTGCTAGAAAGCATATGGGATGGTACCTAAACCAAGAAGAACAGCGACAATTCCGTGCTGACTTCAATAGGCTTGAAACCGTTGAACAACAATATTCCCTAGTGGAATGTTACTTTGATGAATTAGTTAATTTTTAA
- a CDS encoding helix-turn-helix transcriptional regulator, whose product MRTSLFQPCSDEFNEPIILEAQRLFLTSVSRSHAYQLERLGQFPMHIQLGANHIGWKLEEILEWIRSRPVVQFELQGDINDRT is encoded by the coding sequence ATGAGAACAAGCCTATTTCAACCATGTAGTGATGAGTTTAATGAACCTATTATCTTAGAAGCACAACGTCTATTTCTGACCTCTGTCAGTCGGTCACACGCATATCAATTAGAACGATTAGGGCAATTCCCAATGCACATTCAGTTAGGTGCAAATCATATTGGTTGGAAACTAGAAGAAATCCTTGAATGGATTCGCAGCCGCCCTGTTGTGCAATTTGAACTACAAGGGGATATCAATGACCGAACATAA
- a CDS encoding YagK/YfjJ domain-containing protein produces MPLASKCYQSSVIPNTVDVSLGGYGWKVMNFAEGIDSNILNKIYNCLTAYLTWHSKVFMIRFDISLYDSPSNNKTIEKVIRCITSKQKKHYKSKVAYGWVREINSTDMKCHYHGFILLDGQKVRHSKTTFDIAMHARSLVIDTNIHFPKHCGYMIQPKDLTSIQAALYRLSYLAKNATKHNKPLGAKGFQFSRIKTKSISELTE; encoded by the coding sequence ATGCCATTAGCATCTAAATGCTATCAAAGTTCAGTTATACCTAATACCGTAGATGTTTCTTTAGGGGGTTATGGCTGGAAAGTAATGAATTTTGCTGAGGGTATTGATAGCAATATTTTAAACAAGATTTATAACTGCTTAACGGCCTACTTAACGTGGCATTCTAAAGTGTTTATGATCCGCTTTGACATATCCTTATACGACTCACCTTCAAATAACAAAACCATAGAGAAGGTTATACGATGTATAACTAGCAAGCAAAAGAAACACTATAAGTCTAAAGTCGCTTATGGATGGGTACGAGAAATAAATAGTACTGATATGAAGTGTCACTATCATGGCTTCATTTTGCTTGATGGCCAGAAAGTAAGACATTCAAAAACAACATTTGATATTGCTATGCATGCTAGAAGCCTTGTCATAGATACTAATATCCATTTCCCTAAACACTGTGGCTATATGATTCAGCCGAAAGATCTAACCAGCATTCAAGCTGCCCTGTATCGCCTCAGTTACCTAGCAAAAAATGCAACTAAACATAACAAACCATTAGGCGCTAAAGGTTTTCAATTTAGCCGAATAAAAACTAAGTCAATCAGTGAACTTACAGAATGA
- a CDS encoding helix-turn-helix transcriptional regulator, whose translation MTEHKKLNGIRLCQLVSSQHLPEPVLDCNQVATRLGKSPKTIRNWLRQQVECPKAFKDKNQWYVYLSDLYKWEEEQI comes from the coding sequence ATGACCGAACATAAAAAACTCAATGGTATTAGATTGTGTCAGTTGGTCTCATCGCAGCACTTACCTGAGCCAGTTTTAGACTGTAATCAAGTTGCAACACGCCTAGGAAAAAGCCCAAAAACAATACGTAATTGGTTAAGACAACAAGTTGAATGCCCTAAAGCGTTTAAAGATAAAAATCAGTGGTACGTCTATTTATCTGACCTCTATAAATGGGAAGAAGAACAGATATAA
- the fis gene encoding DNA-binding transcriptional regulator Fis, whose translation MFDQTTNTEVHQLTVGKIETANGTIKPQLLRDAVKRAVTNFFSQLDGQEASEVYEMVLSEVEAPLLDIIMQHTRGNQTRAANMLGINRGTLRKKLKKYGMN comes from the coding sequence ATGTTTGATCAGACAACTAACACAGAAGTTCACCAGCTAACCGTAGGTAAGATTGAAACCGCTAACGGTACAATCAAGCCACAATTATTACGTGACGCAGTTAAGCGCGCAGTAACAAACTTCTTCTCTCAGTTAGACGGTCAAGAAGCGTCTGAAGTATATGAAATGGTATTAAGTGAAGTTGAAGCACCTTTACTAGACATCATCATGCAACACACACGTGGCAACCAAACACGTGCAGCGAACATGCTAGGTATTAACCGTGGCACTTTACGCAAAAAATTAAAAAAATACGGCATGAACTAA
- a CDS encoding AlpA family phage regulatory protein, with protein sequence MKQVDLTHTDINAANELVFDRLVKEKERLLITTISKAQAFQLERQGRFPQRRRISNRSVAWLLSELLDWVKSREVVISPTLTEGE encoded by the coding sequence ATGAAACAAGTAGATTTAACACATACAGATATAAACGCAGCTAACGAATTAGTGTTCGACCGATTAGTTAAAGAGAAGGAAAGACTACTGATAACAACCATCAGTAAGGCGCAAGCATTTCAACTAGAACGCCAAGGACGATTCCCACAGCGTAGACGAATATCGAACCGCTCAGTTGCTTGGCTACTATCTGAATTACTTGATTGGGTAAAATCGCGTGAAGTTGTCATCAGTCCGACACTGACAGAAGGAGAATAA
- a CDS encoding helix-turn-helix transcriptional regulator yields MSLGLQANKRPLINIKPLITINQMCERLSISRSTLYRRIKARKIASPIRRNQRIIGWRTEQFK; encoded by the coding sequence ATGTCATTAGGATTACAAGCCAACAAGCGCCCTCTAATCAACATCAAACCATTAATCACTATCAATCAGATGTGTGAACGCCTTAGTATCAGCAGAAGCACGCTATATCGCCGAATTAAAGCCAGAAAGATTGCAAGTCCAATTAGAAGAAATCAACGTATCATTGGCTGGCGTACTGAGCAATTCAAATAA